The Mesobacillus jeotgali genome window below encodes:
- a CDS encoding acetyl-CoA carboxylase biotin carboxylase subunit — protein MQKILIANRGEIALRIIRTCRELGVKTVAVYSDADQELPFVKEADSAYRIGEPPVQKSYLNADEILRIAKEKNVDGIHPGYGFLSENAEFARKVKEAGLTFIGPAPDTIEKMGDKIVARSTMESAGVPVVPGSDQGLKTLEDAVRLAEEIGYPVMLKASGGGGGIGMVLCENEQALAKNYDSTKGRAKAYFGSDEVFIEKYIKNARHVEVQIFGDTHGNHVHMFERDCSVQRRHQKVIEEAPSPFLKEEARQKMYETAVKAAKAMDYVNAGTVEFIVDEDENFYFLEMNTRLQVEHPVTETITGQDLVKWQILVARGEKLPLLQDEIKKEGWAIEFRLYAEDPERFLPSPGKISEFSWLEAEGVRVDSGYESGSTVTPFYDPMVAKCIVGGNTREEAIQLAQEFFATLKLEGIKSNAPLFAEILTEEGFKSGNYTTAYLTERKMASK, from the coding sequence GTGCAAAAAATATTAATTGCAAACAGAGGAGAAATTGCGCTTCGCATTATCCGAACGTGCCGCGAGCTTGGGGTTAAAACAGTGGCTGTTTATTCGGATGCGGATCAAGAGTTGCCATTTGTTAAAGAAGCTGACAGCGCTTACCGGATTGGCGAGCCACCTGTTCAAAAATCATATCTTAATGCAGATGAAATTTTAAGAATCGCAAAGGAAAAAAATGTCGACGGAATCCATCCTGGGTATGGTTTCTTATCGGAAAACGCAGAGTTCGCCCGTAAAGTGAAGGAAGCTGGCTTGACTTTCATTGGTCCTGCTCCTGATACGATTGAAAAAATGGGTGACAAAATTGTCGCAAGATCTACGATGGAATCAGCTGGTGTACCAGTCGTGCCGGGCAGTGACCAGGGATTAAAGACACTGGAGGATGCTGTCAGGCTTGCAGAAGAGATCGGTTACCCGGTCATGCTGAAGGCGAGCGGCGGCGGGGGCGGCATTGGCATGGTGCTCTGTGAAAATGAGCAAGCGCTCGCTAAGAATTATGATTCAACGAAAGGACGGGCAAAGGCTTATTTTGGCTCTGATGAAGTATTCATTGAGAAATACATCAAAAATGCGCGTCACGTAGAGGTGCAGATTTTTGGCGATACTCATGGCAACCATGTGCATATGTTTGAACGTGATTGCTCTGTACAGCGACGCCATCAAAAGGTGATTGAAGAGGCACCATCGCCATTCCTTAAGGAAGAAGCAAGGCAAAAAATGTATGAGACGGCTGTTAAAGCTGCTAAGGCAATGGATTATGTCAACGCAGGAACTGTGGAATTCATTGTGGATGAGGACGAAAACTTCTATTTCCTTGAAATGAACACCAGACTGCAGGTTGAACATCCAGTCACAGAAACGATCACAGGCCAGGATCTTGTTAAGTGGCAAATCCTCGTTGCGCGCGGTGAAAAACTTCCTTTGCTTCAGGATGAAATCAAAAAGGAAGGTTGGGCCATTGAATTCCGTTTATATGCAGAAGATCCTGAAAGGTTCCTGCCTTCACCCGGCAAGATCAGCGAGTTTTCTTGGCTGGAGGCAGAAGGCGTTCGAGTTGATTCTGGATATGAATCCGGTTCGACTGTAACACCATTTTATGACCCTATGGTTGCCAAATGCATAGTAGGGGGCAATACCCGGGAAGAAGCAATCCAGCTTGCACAGGAATTTTTCGCAACGCTGAAACTAGAAGGCATTAAATCGAATGCCCCATTGTTTGCAGAGATATTAACCGAAGAGGGCTTCAAATCCGGCAATTATACAACAGCCTATTTAACAGAAAGAAAAATGGCATCTAAATAG
- a CDS encoding acetyl-CoA carboxylase biotin carboxyl carrier protein subunit encodes MKEITANMAGTVLNVMVAAGDAVSEGQEVLMLESMKMEIPVESQGNGSVKEVKVNIGDFVNEGDVLLVLE; translated from the coding sequence ATGAAAGAAATTACAGCAAATATGGCAGGGACAGTACTTAATGTGATGGTAGCAGCAGGAGATGCAGTATCAGAGGGGCAGGAGGTCCTGATGCTTGAATCAATGAAGATGGAAATCCCTGTTGAAAGCCAGGGTAATGGAAGTGTTAAAGAAGTAAAGGTAAACATCGGTGATTTTGTAAACGAAGGCGATGTCCTGCTTGTACTAGAATAA